The Bacillaceae bacterium IKA-2 DNA window CTTGCTGAGATTTCACGACCACTTTGAAGTTCTTCAAATAATTGACGCATTTCTTTGTTTGTTAGCACTGGTAGCTTAGCTGTATCAACACCACAAATTTCAACTTTATTTCGTGTCAATTCTTTCCCTCCTCACAGGAGTTGTGTACAAAAGTAAGTATCTCCACAGGTGGAAAAAATATGCATTACTATAAATGTTGTAAAATTTAACATTATGCTGGAACCTGATACATATAGGATTACTAACAAAAAAAATGCTAAATTTTAAGGATTTTTTTTAATGGAAGTGAATCTAAGCCCTCCAAAATCCCAAATTCAACATTTAAAATTACGTTCAAGTTCGAAAAGAAGGATAATCAGGACGACAGTGACCCCCCTTGCGAAAATTATCTTTCTTTTGAACAGCCTCATTAAACCATTTTATTAAATTCTTTTCTTAACCGCTTAATAATTCTCTTCTCTAATCTTGAAATATATGATTGGGATATTCCTAACAAATCGGCTACGTCTTTTTGGGTTTTTTCTTCGTCTCCCGCTAGTCCAAAGCGGAGTTCCATAATTTGTTTTTCTCTTGCATTAAGAGTAAATAATGCCTTAATTAGCAATTTCCGATCTACCTTCTCCTCAATTCCTTTTGTAATAATATCTTCTTCAGTACCTAATACATCAGATAAAAGAAGTTCATTTCCATCCCAATCAATGTTTAGTGGTTCATCAAAGGAAACCTCTGAACGAATTTTATTATTTCTCCGTAAATACATTAAAATTTCATTTTCGATACATCTTGATGCATAAGTTGCTAGTTTAATTTTCTTTTCTGGATTAAATGTATTAACTGCTTTAATTAAACCGATTGTTCCGATGCTAATCAAATCTTCAATGTTAATACCTGTATTTTCAAATTTTCGTGCGATATACACGACTAAGCGTAAATTTCGTTCGATAAGCATTGAACGGACTGCTTTGTCTCCAGTTGGTAACTTACTTAATAAATGCTCTTCCTCATCTTTAGATAGTGGTGGCGGTAGGGCTTCACTTCCTCCTATGTAATAAATTTCATCTGCTTTTAAACCCAACTTCATTAATAGTTTGTACCACATTAGTGTCAGTTTTAATTTCAGTTTAACCATTATGTTCCCCCTATAAATTGCGATAATATCAGTTGCTACGCTAAGTGCTTCTTTCCTTGAGCAAACATCTGTGGATGAAGAATACATTGGAAATCTCCATCAGAAGATAAATTTGTGAAATTCAAACCGACAATAACATTTCGACACTCTAATGTTTCGCCGACTTTTAATGTAATAACTACTTTTTCTGGCTTAATCCCTATAATAAATTGGTTTTTTTGACCAATTCCGCGATAAGGAATAATACAGAGTTTTGATTCCCATTTTTCCCCAATAGGCAAATCAGGATTACCAATCATTTCAGGATTTTTCGCTTGGTAAACAAGTTCACTTGGGAATTTGTCTTGAAGTTCATTCATATCAATAATCATAACAGGTCTTTTTGTAAGTGGATCTTGAAGTTGGTTGCCACTATCAATTAATCCCTTTAACTGTATATGTAGATCGATAATATAAAGTTCTACATGAACAATTTCATCACATTTTAATTTTCTTAATTGAATTTGCTCTACTCTTTTTTTAGCAAAAAGCCAGATAGCTGGAAAACCAAGTATCACGAAAAGCCAACTAATGGGTGTTCCAAAACCAGTTGATTTCGTTGTTACTACTCCATTGAAAATTACCATATCGTTATTAAAAAAATAATGTAATGCAATTAACCCTCCTCCACAAATGAAGCTCACGAAATAGAAACCAAATAAATTTTCGATGAAATATGAAAATCGCTTAAAACCAAATGTAGTAACAACAATACAACAAGAAAAGAGTAGTTTGAAAATAGGATGATAATAAATTGCACTTAATGGTGTTAATAATAAAAATACACTACTAGCTGCTAGGAACGCTCCTAATAAAAGACGCTTTTTGATTAGATTTCGTTTTAAGAATAAGGAGGTTAAAACTAACAGTAAAAGATCAATCCAAAAATTTAGAAACCATATGACATCTATATAAATAGCCATATGCGCTCCTTTCTTAAAGCTTAAAGCTTAAAGGAATTTGAAACTAGTATATATCAAAACCTATCTATAAGTCTGTCAGTTTATGCCGATAGAAAAGCAGAAATTTTAAGACTTTTGCACAAAAATTGTCGACAGAAAAGCTCGAGCGCCTTGGTAGCTGCGAGTATGTTGGAGACTTACCATAAAGAGGCGCCTTTTGCCTCTGCATGATAAGTTGAAACATTCGAGCAGCTAGGCGCTGAAGCTAGACACAGAAAAGCTCGAGCGCCTTGGTAGCTGCTCGAGCTAGACATAGAAAAGCGGAAGCACCTTGGTAGCAGCGACAAACGTTGGAGGTTAAATGTTTAAACTGTCAAAACGAAAAAAAGACTAACTTATAAGTGCCTGCCATTGGCAGTAAACACTTATAAATTAGTCTTTGATCCTAATTTAAAACCTAGCGATTTCGACGATTCCTTAAAAAAGTCGGGATATCTAATGTATCAACTGATTCTTGTTGTTGAGGTTGAGGTTGTCTTTCTACGAAAACAGTTTCATCTTGCTGTGTAGATTGTTTTTTTCCAGCAACAGGTTTTCCGGAACGCTGCGGCTTTGAAGGTGCTACGTTTTCTTCATCGTCAAAACCTGTAGCAATTACTGTAACAATAATTTCATCTTTTAAATTCTCGTTAATAACTGATCCGAATATCATATTAACTTCTTGATCAGATGCGCCAGAGACAATTTCTGCTGCTTCGTGCACTTCATAAAGACTTAAGTTTGATCCACCAGTAATGTTCATTAAAACACCTTGAGCCCCGACAATTGAAGTTTCTAGTAACGGACTAGAAATTGCTTTTTTGGCAGCTTCAGTAGCTCGGTTTTCGCCTGTGGCCACACCGATTCCCATTAGTGCGGAACCTTTGTCACTCATTATTGTTTTTACATCCGCAAAATCAAGATTAATTAATCCTGGAACGGCTATTAAATCAGATATTCCTTGAACACCTTGTCTGAGAACGTTATCCGCCTCACGAAAAGCTTCCAACATTGGTGTATTCTTATCAACAATCTCTAACAAACGATCGTTAGGAATAACAATTAACGTATCTACCTTTTCTTTTAAAGAAGCAATTCCGCCCGCTGCTTGACTAGAACGTTTACGGCCTTCAAATGTAAAGGGACGTGTAACCACACCAACTGTTAAAGCACCAATTTCTCTAGCAATTTCAGCGATCACTGGCGCTGCTCCTGTACCAGTTCCACCACCCATACCAGCAGTGATGAAGACCATGTCAGCTCCAGCCAACAATCCTTCTAATTGTTCGCGACTTTCTTCAGCAGCTTTTTTCCCAACATCAGGATTAGCACCAGCACCTAATCCACGCGTTAGTTTTCCACCTAACTGTAATTTATGCTCAGCCTTTGATAAATGAAGAGCTTGAGCATCCGTATTAACTGCAATAAATTCTACACCTTGTAGCCCGTTCTCAATCATTCGGTTAACAGCGTTACTTCCTCCGCCACCAACACCAATTACTTTAATTCTTGCTAATTGATCCATATCCATTTCAAAATCTAGCATATAAGGTCCCCCAATCGGTCATATCTAAAAAATTTATTTTCATCGTCATAGTTATTCAAAAAATACTTTTAACCATTTTGAAACTTTTTGCTTTACCGCTTTGCCTTCTATTACTTCTTTCTTTTTTGCAGAAACACCTTTTTTTTCTGTCTTTTTAGCAGGCTGAACTGTTCCTAAAGTG harbors:
- the ftsZ gene encoding cell division protein FtsZ: MLDFEMDMDQLARIKVIGVGGGGSNAVNRMIENGLQGVEFIAVNTDAQALHLSKAEHKLQLGGKLTRGLGAGANPDVGKKAAEESREQLEGLLAGADMVFITAGMGGGTGTGAAPVIAEIAREIGALTVGVVTRPFTFEGRKRSSQAAGGIASLKEKVDTLIVIPNDRLLEIVDKNTPMLEAFREADNVLRQGVQGISDLIAVPGLINLDFADVKTIMSDKGSALMGIGVATGENRATEAAKKAISSPLLETSIVGAQGVLMNITGGSNLSLYEVHEAAEIVSGASDQEVNMIFGSVINENLKDEIIVTVIATGFDDEENVAPSKPQRSGKPVAGKKQSTQQDETVFVERQPQPQQQESVDTLDIPTFLRNRRNR
- the sigE gene encoding RNA polymerase sporulation sigma factor SigE, translated to MVKLKLKLTLMWYKLLMKLGLKADEIYYIGGSEALPPPLSKDEEEHLLSKLPTGDKAVRSMLIERNLRLVVYIARKFENTGINIEDLISIGTIGLIKAVNTFNPEKKIKLATYASRCIENEILMYLRRNNKIRSEVSFDEPLNIDWDGNELLLSDVLGTEEDIITKGIEEKVDRKLLIKALFTLNAREKQIMELRFGLAGDEEKTQKDVADLLGISQSYISRLEKRIIKRLRKEFNKMV
- the spoIIGA gene encoding sigma-E processing peptidase SpoIIGA, coding for MAIYIDVIWFLNFWIDLLLLVLTSLFLKRNLIKKRLLLGAFLAASSVFLLLTPLSAIYYHPIFKLLFSCCIVVTTFGFKRFSYFIENLFGFYFVSFICGGGLIALHYFFNNDMVIFNGVVTTKSTGFGTPISWLFVILGFPAIWLFAKKRVEQIQLRKLKCDEIVHVELYIIDLHIQLKGLIDSGNQLQDPLTKRPVMIIDMNELQDKFPSELVYQAKNPEMIGNPDLPIGEKWESKLCIIPYRGIGQKNQFIIGIKPEKVVITLKVGETLECRNVIVGLNFTNLSSDGDFQCILHPQMFAQGKKHLA